A single window of Methanoculleus oceani DNA harbors:
- the albA gene encoding DNA-binding protein Alba, whose product MIKDNTVFVGNKPVMNYVLAVVTQFNNGAEEVAIKARGKAISRAVDTAEIALNRFLANVNKKEIFTSTEMIDTDTGKTNVSSIEIVLTHAK is encoded by the coding sequence ATGATAAAGGACAACACAGTATTCGTCGGAAACAAACCGGTCATGAATTACGTACTCGCGGTGGTCACCCAGTTCAACAACGGAGCAGAGGAAGTTGCGATTAAAGCCCGGGGGAAGGCCATTTCGCGTGCAGTCGATACGGCGGAGATCGCGCTCAACCGGTTCCTGGCGAACGTGAACAAGAAAGAGATCTTCACGTCGACCGAGATGATCGACACGGATACGGGGAAGACCAACGTGTCAAGCATCGAGATCGTCCTTACTCATGCGAAGTGA
- a CDS encoding TIGR04282 family arsenosugar biosynthesis glycosyltransferase, whose translation MARMPVPGQVKTRLVPPLTPLAAARLYTGFLRDTVDRLARINGIRPFVAYTPPAADGFFSGIVPPGFSTLPQASGDLGERLAAVSGALFSRGATAVVLCDSDSPTLPGRCIREAFRRLDESDLVIGPCDDGGYYLIGIRRCTPRLFSDIPWSSPYVTQRTVEAAERLDLSVFLLEPWYDVDTAADLDRLCREVAGSPEDDTFARHTRRALAELGLLTQARAGGNAPQDTCR comes from the coding sequence ATGGCCCGGATGCCGGTTCCCGGGCAGGTGAAGACGCGGCTCGTCCCGCCGCTCACGCCTCTTGCGGCGGCACGGCTGTACACCGGGTTTCTGCGGGACACGGTCGACCGGCTCGCCCGCATCAACGGCATCCGTCCGTTCGTGGCCTACACCCCTCCTGCTGCGGACGGCTTTTTTTCCGGGATCGTTCCCCCGGGTTTCTCCACCCTCCCCCAGGCCAGCGGAGACCTGGGCGAACGCCTGGCCGCCGTTTCAGGAGCACTCTTCTCCCGGGGGGCAACGGCGGTCGTGCTCTGCGACAGCGACAGCCCGACCCTTCCCGGCCGGTGTATAAGGGAAGCGTTCCGGAGACTCGATGAGAGCGATCTCGTCATCGGGCCGTGCGACGACGGCGGGTACTACCTGATCGGGATACGGAGATGCACCCCCCGCCTCTTCTCCGATATCCCCTGGAGTTCGCCGTACGTGACACAGCGGACGGTCGAAGCCGCCGAACGCCTGGACCTCTCGGTCTTCCTGCTCGAACCCTGGTACGACGTCGACACGGCGGCCGACCTGGACCGCCTCTGCCGTGAGGTTGCAGGATCACCGGAAGACGATACCTTCGCCCGCCACACCCGCCGTGCCCTGGCGGAGCTCGGGCTGCTGACGCAGGCACGAGCTGGCGGCAACGCTCCTCAGGACACCTGCAGGTAG